A genomic window from bacterium includes:
- a CDS encoding glycosyltransferase family 39 protein: protein MSLFFADNHSLYFEHMLIARNLLEGKGYSWDEWGRAALQSSSMIPPLYVYWCAFFQWLSPANFLPMYLGQAVIAATGCFPAYRLGKRLFSERAGLLFAACYAFYPELVFIHSKAVAESIYVVMVLWMIERYAALREEPPGSRRAVKIAVFVGALSGTAMLVKEAAGIVAIAIVLALLLRFRARITAIRSHMLPALAAMALVMCPWIVRNAIVQGEFIPIRTAFGINWWVANHPGAAGNDRYADGTYVMSSLPKDYADYLNRILPFDEQDRDRVYAEEVLRFIRQHPSEYLALCGKRFVYWIWFVSGHQLAKNPVYRASWIALLALSIPGLVCAARRHLLDPVFSLSLLGYMLLYVPTTVLPRYRVVTTTILLLFAAVAIDGIARYVEARSKASALSSPPPA, encoded by the coding sequence GTGAGCCTCTTTTTCGCGGACAACCATAGTCTGTATTTCGAGCATATGCTCATTGCGCGGAACCTTCTGGAGGGAAAGGGCTATTCGTGGGATGAGTGGGGCCGGGCGGCGCTGCAATCCAGTTCGATGATTCCGCCGCTATACGTGTATTGGTGTGCTTTCTTTCAGTGGCTGTCCCCTGCGAATTTTCTTCCGATGTATCTTGGGCAGGCGGTGATCGCCGCGACGGGATGTTTCCCTGCCTATCGCCTCGGCAAGAGACTGTTCTCCGAGCGCGCGGGGCTACTGTTTGCCGCCTGCTATGCCTTTTACCCCGAACTGGTGTTTATTCATTCGAAGGCTGTTGCGGAATCTATTTATGTCGTAATGGTTCTGTGGATGATAGAAAGGTATGCGGCCCTGCGGGAAGAGCCGCCAGGATCACGACGCGCTGTGAAGATTGCCGTGTTTGTCGGTGCCCTAAGCGGGACGGCCATGCTGGTCAAAGAGGCCGCCGGAATTGTGGCCATCGCCATCGTACTGGCGCTGCTGCTCCGATTCCGCGCGCGGATTACTGCGATCCGCAGCCATATGCTGCCGGCGCTGGCCGCAATGGCTCTGGTGATGTGTCCGTGGATTGTTCGCAACGCGATTGTCCAGGGAGAGTTCATTCCGATCCGCACCGCCTTCGGCATTAACTGGTGGGTCGCCAATCACCCGGGCGCGGCGGGGAATGACCGCTATGCGGATGGCACCTATGTGATGTCATCGCTGCCGAAGGACTACGCGGATTATTTGAACCGTATTCTTCCCTTCGACGAACAGGATCGAGATCGTGTCTACGCAGAGGAAGTGCTGAGGTTCATCAGACAGCACCCTTCGGAGTATCTTGCGCTGTGTGGGAAGCGGTTCGTGTACTGGATTTGGTTTGTATCCGGCCATCAACTGGCAAAGAACCCCGTTTATCGGGCATCGTGGATCGCGTTACTGGCCCTGTCGATTCCGGGGCTGGTTTGCGCAGCACGTCGACACCTCCTCGATCCGGTTTTCTCTTTAAGCCTATTGGGATACATGCTGCTGTATGTTCCTACGACAGTCCTTCCTCGCTATCGTGTGGTGACTACCACCATCCTCCTGCTGTTCGCTGCCGTGGCGATTGATGGCATTGCGCGTTACGTGGAGGCGCGATCAAAGGCCTCTGCGCTGAGCAGCCCTCCTCCCGCCTGA
- a CDS encoding glycosyltransferase family 39 protein: MKSLLSRLSPRFVPMHILAIFLFALIAREAVTFLVAELDKTFEYQLIAANLVNGLGMSWNEWGRLPLQPTALFPPLYIYWCAFFIWIFGQSNLVMFVVQAVVSASGCLPAYLVGRRMFSPRIGTLFAVAYAVYPEMMYVHSRATPEFLYVVICLWVLHLYLLLADNDVVSRDFVKHAWILGFLTGAGLLVREGVLIVSGAAGLSLIMKKRPVGLVIKNLVLPVALATMLVLAPWTIRNWIVQGRFIPLRSAYGLNLWMGNHEEATGTDKTMDGRYQMGLLWEKNREYYARTIPNDEYDRNQFYRNEALEYIRTHPRHYMMLTAKRLWYFVWFDPTHPLAKNRIYRASYMLLLILAIPGIVQAARARKLDAALVIAFAGFLLLYVPVIILPRYRIVPMMFLLLMASVAVDWIIQRYLAGQRRRT, translated from the coding sequence ATGAAATCTCTCCTGTCTCGGTTGAGCCCCCGCTTTGTCCCGATGCACATCCTCGCGATCTTCCTGTTTGCACTGATCGCGCGGGAGGCGGTTACGTTTCTTGTGGCGGAGTTGGACAAGACCTTTGAGTATCAACTTATCGCTGCGAATCTTGTGAATGGGCTTGGGATGTCGTGGAATGAGTGGGGCCGGTTGCCGTTACAGCCCACGGCTCTCTTTCCGCCGCTTTACATCTACTGGTGTGCCTTTTTCATTTGGATTTTCGGCCAGAGCAACTTAGTAATGTTCGTTGTGCAGGCTGTGGTGTCCGCTTCCGGATGCCTGCCTGCCTATCTGGTCGGCAGACGGATGTTCTCGCCTCGGATCGGCACGCTGTTCGCTGTCGCTTATGCGGTGTATCCGGAGATGATGTACGTGCATTCCCGCGCCACACCCGAATTCCTGTATGTGGTCATCTGCCTGTGGGTGCTTCATCTCTATCTGCTCTTGGCCGACAACGACGTCGTATCACGTGACTTCGTAAAGCATGCGTGGATCCTCGGATTCCTGACAGGTGCGGGGCTGTTGGTTCGCGAAGGAGTTCTCATCGTCAGTGGGGCTGCGGGGCTCTCGCTGATAATGAAAAAACGTCCGGTCGGTCTGGTTATCAAAAACCTTGTTTTGCCCGTGGCGCTCGCTACGATGCTTGTGCTGGCTCCTTGGACGATTCGCAATTGGATTGTCCAAGGGCGCTTCATCCCGCTGCGCTCCGCATATGGTCTCAATTTGTGGATGGGGAATCATGAAGAGGCCACCGGTACGGATAAGACCATGGACGGGCGCTATCAAATGGGATTGCTTTGGGAGAAGAACCGGGAATACTACGCCCGGACCATTCCCAATGACGAATACGACCGGAACCAGTTCTATCGCAATGAAGCCCTGGAGTATATCCGGACCCATCCCCGGCACTACATGATGTTGACTGCGAAACGCCTCTGGTACTTTGTCTGGTTCGACCCTACTCATCCGCTGGCAAAGAACCGAATCTACCGGGCATCCTATATGCTGCTGCTAATTCTTGCGATCCCCGGGATCGTGCAGGCCGCGAGAGCGCGCAAATTGGATGCGGCCCTTGTGATCGCATTCGCGGGATTTCTGCTTTTATATGTCCCGGTGATTATCCTGCCGCGCTATCGCATTGTTCCAATGATGTTCCTGCTACTTATGGCCAGTGTGGCCGTGGACTGGATAATCCAAAGATATCTGGCAGGACAGAGGAGACGCACATGA
- a CDS encoding capsule assembly Wzi family protein, whose product MSGRYGFASRCLTAIVLVLATALMTFADESTQYLQFPLVDHPAYDYFSRLETSQDVPLFSGTRPYLGFVYHPRRLPEEASRSCEARRYLAEGSGNMFIVGQFRDEPRESSWNAVKDKLPFGLRRASWLYESGFHLASWEYDSTLAASIQPVYGLDVIRTDSADRTIKRFAGGLRVEGGYAQRLHFMVDFRDYTESGNGSYLGDAIGRGRLYEDRWGLVELGDSSSKPMSTSYNISESFLQYYGQNLSLAAGRGRFRWGPAQFGSLFLNSQMPPFDYVRFDAAIEAQHSDAAVYYTFLHGWLESDLPAETLYVNPGGRPRTLDAAKYLSAQRLELRPFRNLLFGLSQGIVYGDRPVQLGYVTPLNFLYSVQHSMNDKDNFVLGMDGTWRPVRGMKFYSELFFDDITVSALTTARGTNKSAYTVGTQLMLPHPFFEHFDARVEYTKIRPFVYSHIFAANVYTHWTSPIGYTRQPNSEFLTAELRAVFYPLEVAVHIVHQNHGSVGGNIYTPLYENSQTNVYKFLSGDLVRTTRAGLQASCEVLPNLFVFASGTQVKTTAKPDRVELEGGFSWNR is encoded by the coding sequence ATGAGCGGACGATATGGGTTTGCTTCGCGATGCCTCACGGCCATCGTGTTGGTTCTGGCAACGGCATTGATGACATTTGCCGACGAGTCTACTCAATACCTGCAATTCCCGCTGGTTGATCATCCGGCGTACGATTACTTCAGCCGGCTGGAGACGTCGCAGGATGTCCCGCTGTTTTCCGGAACGCGGCCCTATCTGGGATTTGTATATCATCCGCGGCGGCTTCCGGAGGAGGCGTCGCGTTCCTGTGAGGCGCGGCGGTATCTGGCGGAAGGCTCGGGCAATATGTTTATCGTCGGGCAGTTCCGTGATGAACCTCGAGAGTCCTCTTGGAATGCAGTGAAGGACAAGCTACCCTTCGGCCTGCGCAGGGCATCGTGGCTCTACGAGAGTGGCTTTCATCTGGCGAGTTGGGAATACGATTCCACGCTGGCCGCCTCAATTCAACCGGTATATGGTCTCGATGTGATTCGCACGGACAGTGCGGACAGAACCATCAAACGATTTGCCGGTGGCCTGCGGGTTGAAGGCGGCTACGCCCAGCGCCTGCACTTCATGGTGGATTTCCGTGACTATACGGAATCGGGGAATGGTTCGTATCTGGGTGATGCCATTGGCCGGGGGCGGCTTTATGAAGACCGCTGGGGGCTGGTGGAACTCGGCGACAGCAGCTCGAAGCCCATGTCCACCTCATACAACATCTCCGAGTCCTTCCTGCAGTACTACGGTCAAAATCTTTCGCTTGCGGCGGGAAGAGGCCGCTTTCGCTGGGGACCGGCGCAGTTCGGGTCGCTGTTTCTGAACTCGCAGATGCCCCCATTCGACTATGTCCGCTTTGACGCCGCCATCGAGGCGCAGCACAGCGACGCCGCTGTGTATTACACGTTCCTGCACGGCTGGCTCGAATCGGATCTGCCGGCGGAAACGTTGTATGTCAATCCGGGGGGACGTCCGCGCACGCTGGATGCGGCCAAGTATTTGAGCGCGCAGCGGCTGGAGCTTCGCCCGTTCCGAAATCTACTGTTCGGTCTGTCCCAGGGCATTGTCTATGGGGATCGCCCGGTTCAGCTTGGTTATGTGACCCCGTTGAACTTTCTGTACAGCGTGCAGCACTCCATGAACGACAAAGACAATTTCGTTCTCGGAATGGATGGGACGTGGCGCCCCGTACGCGGCATGAAGTTTTACAGTGAGCTGTTCTTCGACGACATTACCGTATCGGCGCTGACCACCGCCAGGGGCACGAACAAGTCCGCCTACACGGTGGGCACACAGCTCATGCTGCCCCACCCCTTCTTTGAACATTTCGACGCCCGGGTGGAATACACCAAGATCCGGCCATTTGTCTATTCGCACATTTTTGCCGCCAATGTATATACCCACTGGACGTCACCCATCGGGTATACCCGGCAGCCGAACAGCGAATTCCTGACCGCGGAATTGCGGGCGGTGTTCTATCCGCTGGAGGTGGCCGTGCATATTGTCCATCAGAATCACGGCAGCGTCGGCGGAAACATCTACACGCCGCTCTACGAGAACAGCCAGACGAATGTCTACAAATTTCTGTCGGGCGACTTGGTGCGGACGACCCGCGCCGGATTGCAGGCTTCCTGCGAAGTGCTGCCCAACCTGTTTGTCTTTGCATCGGGAACGCAGGTGAAGACGACGGCCAAGCCGGATCGCGTGGAGTTGGAAGGCGGTTTCAGTTGGAATCGCTGA